The Lentzea guizhouensis genome contains a region encoding:
- a CDS encoding DUF2087 domain-containing protein, with protein MTTPENVVRVLAEPSRLRAFAAVVLGAGTIADIAAASGLKVKDAGIALQKLREAGLVEGDPARPADLKPLAATLTEQVPADGLAPFVRGDKLISLPVAHERRRKILEHVASHAFTARTYYEEKEINERLRVWCDGGELDHVTLRRYLVDFGLLERGGGMYQAQPLPI; from the coding sequence ATGACCACCCCGGAGAACGTCGTGCGCGTGCTGGCCGAACCGTCGAGGCTGAGGGCGTTCGCCGCCGTCGTGCTCGGCGCGGGAACCATCGCCGACATCGCCGCCGCGTCCGGGCTCAAGGTCAAGGACGCGGGCATCGCGCTGCAGAAGCTGCGGGAGGCCGGGCTGGTCGAGGGCGACCCCGCCCGCCCGGCCGACCTCAAACCGCTCGCCGCCACCCTCACCGAGCAGGTGCCCGCCGACGGGCTCGCGCCGTTCGTGCGCGGCGACAAGCTGATCTCGCTCCCGGTCGCGCACGAACGCCGCCGCAAGATCCTCGAGCACGTCGCGTCGCACGCGTTCACCGCGCGCACCTACTACGAGGAGAAGGAGATCAACGAGCGGCTGCGGGTCTGGTGCGACGGGGGAGAGCTCGACCACGTCACCCTCCGCCGCTACCTCGTCGACTTCGGCCTGCTCGAACGCGGCGGCGGCATGTACCAGGCCCAGCCCCTGCCCATCTGA
- a CDS encoding DEAD/DEAH box helicase, which yields MFAPADPPRLGQLDGKTLLEALPVVLARDDYWGVAAATALQLVARGRLVPGVTATGYDTWRIGPLDHADELHLRALAAHGSYEELRAFMDAVADVLPRGGEGPFAAADPTAVPELKSWADEQITLSLRLDLDFRATLQVRAVTDAHPRDLAGSGRELDALKAIRRASWAPLHRLLDQASPHHLDLTDDEVGSLLDSDIEVHWPKELTTTLGAKAVIGESSGRFGAGELLTFHWQLALGGDPLTEAEMDVIAEASRPVVRLRDQWVLLDPKLARKARAQLAPISAVQAVTAALTGIAVIDGEHVEVAPHHLAQTITQIPEIAQPAVLRATLRDYQLHGLRWLAHMTSLGLGACLADDMGLGKTITLIALHLHRDLDEPTLVVCPASLLGNWEREIRRFAPGVPVTRYHGPQRTLPTRGVVLTTYGTMRLDADTLAGHAWGMVVADEAQHVKNPHSGTAKALRAIPAPARVALSGTPVENSLGELWSILDWTTPGLLGTHRAFRTRWPEPDDTLARVVRPFLLRRRKSDPGVAPELPAKTETDLPVSLTTEQVALYEALTRETLDQIAAADGMARRGLVLKLLTGLKQICNHPSHYLGHDALQGTSGKLDLLDELLATILAEDGSVLIFTQYVAMARLLEQHITAPTMFLHGGTPVPRREKMVEDFQAGRAPVFLLSLKAAGTGLNLTRADHVIHFDRWWNPAVEDQATDRAHRIGQTRPVQVHKLVTEGTVEERIAALLAEKRSLADAVLTAGESAFTELTDAELAELVQLRSA from the coding sequence ATGTTCGCGCCTGCCGATCCACCCCGCCTCGGACAGCTCGACGGAAAAACCCTGCTCGAAGCCCTGCCGGTGGTGCTGGCGCGCGACGACTACTGGGGTGTGGCCGCCGCGACCGCGCTGCAGCTGGTCGCCCGTGGCCGGCTCGTGCCCGGAGTGACCGCCACCGGCTACGACACCTGGCGGATCGGACCGCTCGACCACGCCGACGAGCTGCACCTGCGCGCGTTGGCCGCGCACGGCTCGTACGAGGAGCTGCGCGCGTTCATGGACGCCGTCGCCGACGTGCTGCCCCGCGGGGGAGAAGGACCGTTCGCCGCGGCCGACCCCACCGCCGTACCCGAGCTCAAGAGCTGGGCCGACGAGCAGATCACCCTGTCGCTGCGCCTGGACCTCGACTTCCGGGCGACCCTGCAGGTCCGCGCGGTCACCGACGCCCACCCGCGCGACCTCGCCGGCTCCGGCCGCGAGCTCGACGCACTCAAGGCGATCCGGCGGGCGAGCTGGGCGCCGTTGCACCGGCTGCTCGACCAGGCCAGCCCGCACCACCTCGACCTCACCGACGACGAGGTCGGCTCGCTGCTGGACAGCGACATCGAGGTGCACTGGCCCAAGGAGCTCACCACCACCCTCGGCGCCAAGGCGGTCATCGGCGAGTCCAGCGGCCGGTTCGGGGCGGGGGAGCTGCTGACGTTCCACTGGCAGCTCGCCCTCGGCGGCGACCCGCTGACCGAGGCCGAGATGGACGTCATCGCCGAAGCCAGCCGACCCGTCGTGCGGCTACGCGACCAGTGGGTGCTGCTGGACCCGAAGCTCGCGCGCAAGGCCCGTGCCCAGCTCGCGCCGATCTCCGCCGTGCAGGCCGTCACAGCGGCACTCACCGGCATCGCGGTGATCGACGGCGAACACGTCGAGGTCGCCCCGCACCACCTCGCTCAGACCATCACCCAGATCCCCGAGATCGCGCAGCCCGCCGTGTTGCGCGCCACCCTGCGCGACTACCAGCTGCACGGCCTGCGCTGGCTCGCCCACATGACCTCACTCGGCCTCGGCGCCTGCCTGGCCGACGACATGGGCCTGGGCAAGACCATCACCCTCATCGCCCTGCACCTGCACCGCGACCTCGACGAACCGACGCTCGTCGTCTGCCCGGCCTCGCTGCTGGGCAACTGGGAACGCGAGATCCGCCGGTTCGCCCCCGGCGTGCCCGTCACCCGCTACCACGGTCCACAACGGACGCTGCCCACCCGCGGCGTCGTGCTCACCACCTACGGCACCATGCGCCTGGACGCGGACACGCTGGCCGGGCACGCCTGGGGCATGGTCGTCGCCGACGAGGCCCAGCACGTCAAGAACCCGCACTCCGGCACCGCCAAGGCCTTGCGCGCCATCCCCGCACCAGCGCGGGTCGCGTTGTCCGGCACACCGGTGGAGAACTCGCTGGGCGAACTGTGGTCCATCCTGGACTGGACCACACCGGGCCTGCTCGGCACGCACCGCGCGTTCCGCACCCGCTGGCCCGAACCCGACGACACGCTCGCCCGCGTCGTGCGGCCGTTCCTGCTGCGCCGCCGCAAGTCCGACCCCGGCGTCGCACCCGAGCTGCCCGCCAAGACCGAGACCGACCTGCCCGTCTCCCTCACCACCGAGCAGGTCGCGCTCTACGAGGCCCTCACCCGCGAGACCCTCGACCAGATCGCCGCCGCCGACGGCATGGCCCGCAGGGGACTGGTGCTCAAGCTCCTCACCGGCCTCAAGCAGATCTGCAACCACCCCTCGCACTACCTCGGCCACGACGCCCTGCAGGGCACCTCCGGCAAGCTCGACCTGCTCGACGAGCTGCTCGCCACGATCCTCGCCGAGGACGGCTCCGTGCTGATCTTCACCCAGTACGTCGCCATGGCCCGGTTGCTCGAACAGCACATCACGGCGCCGACGATGTTCCTGCACGGCGGCACCCCCGTGCCTCGGCGCGAGAAGATGGTCGAGGACTTCCAGGCCGGCCGCGCCCCGGTGTTCCTGTTGTCCCTCAAGGCCGCCGGCACCGGCCTCAACCTCACCCGCGCCGACCACGTGATCCACTTCGACCGCTGGTGGAACCCCGCCGTCGAGGACCAGGCCACCGACCGCGCCCACCGCATCGGCCAGACCAGGCCCGTGCAGGTGCACAAGCTCGTCACCGAGGGCACCGTCGAGGAACGCATCGCCGCGTTGCTGGCCGAGAAGCGCTCCCTCGCCGACGCCGTGCTCACCGCCGGCGAGTCCGCCTTCACCGAACTGACCGACGCCGAGCTCGCCGAGCTCGTGCAGCTGAGGAGCGCTTGA
- a CDS encoding arylamine N-acetyltransferase family protein: MWQTDVVDLDAYFARTGANASSSLTELHEAHVRAIPFENIDVMLGLVPSLDMADIQDKLVHRRRGGYCYEHQLLFTAVLERLGYTVARRMSRVMTGPRTHMMSIVDGQLVDVGFGAGMMHPMPLQDGVVVDQGGWPHRLRRADRRWVLEKQGADGWELQHAFEDDVEQLPVDYMAANYYVATHERSPFSRQLVVMRLEPGLSRRLVGRTLTIDRAGSRPERIEVDDLAATLESLDIALTEGELSHIRSTSGTPVAANS; encoded by the coding sequence ATGTGGCAGACGGACGTCGTTGACCTGGACGCGTACTTCGCGCGCACGGGAGCGAACGCGTCGAGCTCGCTGACGGAGTTGCACGAGGCGCATGTGCGCGCCATCCCGTTCGAGAACATCGACGTGATGCTCGGTCTCGTGCCGTCGCTGGACATGGCCGACATCCAGGACAAGCTCGTCCACCGCCGCCGTGGCGGGTACTGCTACGAGCACCAGCTGCTGTTCACGGCCGTGCTGGAACGTCTGGGGTACACGGTGGCGCGGCGGATGAGCCGCGTGATGACTGGGCCGCGCACGCACATGATGTCCATCGTGGACGGTCAGCTCGTCGACGTCGGGTTCGGCGCCGGCATGATGCACCCGATGCCGTTGCAGGACGGCGTCGTCGTGGACCAGGGCGGGTGGCCGCACCGGTTGCGGCGCGCCGACCGCCGCTGGGTGCTGGAGAAGCAGGGCGCGGACGGCTGGGAGCTGCAGCACGCGTTCGAGGACGACGTCGAGCAGCTGCCCGTGGACTACATGGCGGCCAACTACTACGTGGCCACGCACGAGCGGTCACCGTTCAGCCGTCAGCTCGTCGTGATGCGCCTGGAACCGGGCCTGAGCCGGCGCCTGGTCGGCCGCACGCTGACGATCGACCGCGCCGGGTCGCGACCGGAGCGGATCGAGGTCGACGATCTCGCCGCGACGCTGGAGTCGCTGGACATCGCACTAACCGAGGGGGAGCTGAGTCACATCCGCTCAACTTCAGGAACACCGGTGGCCGCGAATTCGTAG
- a CDS encoding helix-turn-helix transcriptional regulator, whose product MRASRLVSLLLLLQTKGRMTAQALADELEVSVRTIYRDVDSLHAAGVPLYGDAGPAGGYQLLDGYRTRLTGLTEQEAESLFLAGLPGPAAELGLGEAVSAAQLKLMAALPSSMRDRATRMSTRFHLDAPAWYYDPERSPFLEVVADAVWHARALEVSYRRWQAPEDVTRVLRPLGLVLKAGRWYLVALGSSRVSTYRVSQIQAVRALEETFERPVFDLAAYWAASLEDFQARQHTGSAVLRLSARGWSSFASHVLPVVARAAEESAVPDGSWTRVTIPIESVGHATGMVLRMGAEVEVLEPVELRERVTAVVRELSALYAPGGATGAS is encoded by the coding sequence GTGCGTGCGAGCCGGTTGGTGTCGTTGCTGCTCCTGCTGCAGACCAAGGGGCGGATGACCGCGCAGGCGCTGGCCGACGAGCTGGAGGTCTCCGTCCGCACGATCTACCGCGACGTGGACTCCCTGCACGCGGCGGGCGTCCCGCTGTACGGCGACGCGGGCCCGGCGGGCGGCTACCAGCTGCTCGACGGCTACCGCACCCGCCTGACGGGCTTGACCGAGCAGGAGGCGGAGTCGCTGTTCCTGGCCGGTCTGCCGGGTCCGGCGGCCGAGCTGGGACTGGGCGAGGCGGTGTCGGCGGCGCAGCTGAAGCTGATGGCGGCGCTGCCGTCGTCGATGCGCGACCGGGCGACGCGGATGTCGACGCGCTTCCACCTGGACGCACCGGCTTGGTACTACGACCCGGAGCGCTCGCCGTTCCTGGAGGTGGTGGCCGACGCGGTGTGGCACGCGCGGGCGCTGGAGGTCTCCTACCGGCGCTGGCAGGCGCCGGAGGACGTGACGCGGGTGCTGCGTCCGCTCGGCCTGGTGCTGAAGGCGGGCCGCTGGTACCTGGTGGCGCTGGGGTCGTCGCGTGTCTCGACCTACCGGGTGTCGCAGATCCAGGCCGTGCGGGCGCTGGAGGAGACCTTCGAGCGGCCGGTGTTCGACCTGGCGGCGTACTGGGCGGCGTCGCTGGAGGACTTCCAGGCCCGCCAGCACACGGGTTCGGCGGTGCTGCGGCTGTCGGCGCGCGGGTGGTCGTCGTTCGCCTCGCACGTGCTGCCGGTGGTGGCGCGGGCGGCGGAGGAGTCGGCGGTGCCGGACGGGTCGTGGACGCGGGTGACGATCCCGATCGAGTCCGTCGGGCACGCGACGGGGATGGTGCTGCGGATGGGCGCCGAGGTGGAGGTGCTGGAGCCGGTCGAGCTGCGGGAGCGGGTCACGGCGGTGGTGCGGGAGCTGTCAGCGCTGTATGCGCCAGGTGGTGCCACAGGTGCTTCGTGA
- a CDS encoding sugar O-acetyltransferase, with translation MMTGRLYRDSDPELVAERRRAQELVDAFNATRDDAAITELFGSIGAGSWVMPRFQCDYGYQIHMGANSFLNYDAILMDCATITIGDDVSIGPRAQLLTALHPIEDHEARRQRYETAAPIVIGNNVWLGGGVIVCAGVTIGDDAVIGAGSVVTRDVPPRVLAVGNPCRVIREL, from the coding sequence ATGATGACCGGCCGGCTCTACCGCGACTCCGACCCGGAGCTGGTCGCCGAACGCCGCCGCGCCCAAGAGCTCGTCGACGCCTTCAACGCCACTCGCGACGACGCGGCCATCACGGAGCTGTTCGGGTCGATCGGCGCCGGCTCGTGGGTCATGCCGCGGTTCCAGTGCGACTACGGCTACCAGATCCACATGGGCGCCAACAGCTTCCTCAACTACGACGCGATCCTGATGGACTGCGCCACGATCACCATCGGCGACGACGTGTCGATCGGGCCGCGCGCGCAGCTGCTCACGGCGTTGCACCCGATCGAGGACCACGAGGCGCGACGGCAGCGGTACGAGACGGCGGCGCCGATCGTCATCGGGAACAACGTGTGGCTCGGCGGTGGTGTCATCGTGTGCGCGGGGGTGACGATCGGGGACGACGCGGTGATCGGGGCGGGAAGTGTGGTGACGCGGGACGTTCCGCCGCGCGTGCTGGCCGTGGGCAACCCGTGCCGGGTGATCCGGGAGCTCTGA
- a CDS encoding GNAT family N-acetyltransferase, translating into MKTERLTLRPLVASDVDELERLHADPEVMRFLDGGEPAGDFLTDGFLAAVETGTGRFAGWFEFEDAGAGTVELGYRLHREFWGRGYATEGGRALIARGFTTGGVERVFATTMAVNTGSRRVMEKCGLRYVRTFFLDWDEPLPGAEHGDVEYALTRQEWESR; encoded by the coding sequence GTGAAGACCGAACGACTGACGCTGCGCCCGCTCGTCGCGTCCGATGTGGACGAGCTCGAGCGCCTGCACGCCGACCCCGAGGTCATGCGGTTCCTCGACGGCGGCGAACCGGCCGGGGACTTCCTCACCGACGGCTTCCTCGCCGCGGTCGAGACCGGCACCGGCCGGTTCGCCGGCTGGTTCGAGTTCGAGGACGCCGGCGCGGGCACCGTCGAGCTCGGCTACCGGCTGCACCGCGAGTTCTGGGGCCGCGGCTACGCCACCGAGGGCGGCCGGGCGCTGATCGCCCGCGGGTTCACCACCGGCGGGGTCGAGCGGGTCTTCGCGACCACGATGGCGGTCAACACCGGGTCGCGGCGGGTGATGGAGAAGTGCGGGCTGCGGTACGTGCGCACGTTCTTCCTCGACTGGGACGAGCCGCTGCCCGGTGCCGAGCACGGCGACGTCGAGTACGCGCTGACCAGGCAGGAATGGGAGTCGCGGTGA
- a CDS encoding general stress protein, whose translation MTTATPFTAGATPGVNALPTPPSGWPIGSYATYEEAQRAVDHLADNDFPVADVTIVGVEPMIVERVTGRLTWGRVLGAGAASGAWFGLFVGLLLGMFSTGGAIAPIITGLLVGTVFGVTAAAIRYAATRGRRDFASVTQLVAGRYDVLSHPRSAERGKDMLTKLAWRS comes from the coding sequence ATGACCACCGCGACCCCGTTCACCGCTGGAGCCACCCCCGGCGTGAACGCACTGCCCACCCCACCCAGCGGCTGGCCGATCGGTTCCTACGCGACCTACGAAGAGGCGCAGCGAGCCGTCGACCACCTGGCGGACAACGACTTCCCGGTCGCCGACGTCACCATCGTCGGCGTCGAGCCGATGATCGTCGAACGCGTCACCGGCCGCCTGACCTGGGGCCGCGTCCTGGGCGCCGGCGCCGCGTCGGGTGCCTGGTTCGGTCTGTTCGTCGGCCTGCTGCTCGGCATGTTCTCCACCGGCGGCGCCATCGCCCCGATCATCACGGGCCTGCTCGTCGGTACCGTCTTCGGCGTGACCGCCGCGGCCATCCGCTACGCCGCCACGCGCGGCCGCCGCGACTTCGCCTCGGTCACCCAGCTGGTCGCGGGCCGCTACGACGTGCTGAGCCACCCGCGCAGCGCCGAGCGCGGCAAGGACATGCTGACCAAGCTGGCGTGGCGCTCATGA
- a CDS encoding TetR/AcrR family transcriptional regulator has protein sequence MAAERSGGGDAAKTLALLWRTPPEPKPVGRKPKVSVDQIVAAAIAVADREGLAAMSMARVAQELSVGTMSLYGHVPGKAELIDLMADTVLQQRDLSAEGTWRERVQHYAERTRAVYQAHPWMRDVSMVRPPLGPGLMDGQEFLLAALAGSGLEPRQVTVAHTAVEGFVHGAAAAEVDDHQVEEVTGESSDSWWGARQLFWDDYFDVERYPTMTAMWNAGGYDIDGTLADQVRRSFDYGLARLLDGIEGGLK, from the coding sequence ATGGCCGCCGAACGCAGTGGCGGAGGAGATGCCGCCAAGACCCTCGCGTTGCTCTGGCGCACGCCGCCGGAGCCCAAACCGGTCGGCAGGAAGCCGAAGGTGAGCGTCGACCAGATCGTCGCGGCCGCGATCGCCGTGGCCGACCGCGAAGGGCTCGCGGCGATGTCGATGGCGCGGGTCGCACAGGAGCTGAGCGTCGGGACGATGTCGCTCTACGGGCACGTGCCCGGCAAGGCCGAGCTGATCGACCTGATGGCCGACACGGTGCTGCAGCAGCGCGACCTCAGCGCCGAGGGCACCTGGCGTGAGCGGGTGCAGCACTACGCCGAGCGCACCCGCGCGGTCTACCAGGCGCACCCGTGGATGCGGGACGTGTCGATGGTCCGGCCGCCGCTCGGGCCCGGCCTGATGGACGGCCAGGAGTTCCTGCTGGCCGCGCTGGCCGGCTCCGGGCTCGAACCGCGGCAGGTGACCGTCGCGCACACCGCCGTGGAGGGGTTCGTGCACGGTGCCGCGGCGGCCGAGGTGGACGACCACCAGGTCGAGGAGGTGACCGGCGAGTCCAGCGACTCGTGGTGGGGCGCGCGGCAGCTGTTCTGGGACGACTACTTCGACGTCGAGCGCTATCCCACGATGACGGCCATGTGGAACGCCGGCGGCTACGACATCGACGGCACGCTCGCCGACCAGGTGCGCCGCTCGTTCGACTACGGACTGGCACGCCTGCTCGACGGAATCGAAGGGGGCTTGAAGTGA
- a CDS encoding SWIM zinc finger family protein, with product MTARGFAAFPKTTRRVATTWWGKTWVKALEDTALDTAVIRMGRRYAHAGVVGPITVSPGRLHAQVHDDDTVYSTTVHVPELTAVQWGRFLDRVAEQSGHIAALLDNDMPRSLIDSAADVGVDLLPGIGDLDPDCDCPGWELPCRHAAALAFQVGWLLDADPFVLLLLKGKPEHELLDALRSRVAGPVGTRTPVVVSDVVAGELPARPSLPTTTPVVLAVEPPPGFDAAELVALMEIAATRARALLRSGTLEG from the coding sequence ATGACCGCCCGCGGGTTCGCCGCGTTCCCCAAGACCACACGCCGCGTCGCCACCACCTGGTGGGGCAAGACCTGGGTCAAGGCCCTGGAGGACACCGCACTCGACACCGCCGTCATCCGCATGGGCCGCCGCTACGCCCACGCCGGCGTCGTCGGCCCCATCACCGTGAGCCCCGGCCGCCTGCACGCCCAGGTCCACGACGACGACACCGTCTACAGCACCACGGTGCACGTGCCGGAGCTCACCGCCGTCCAATGGGGACGGTTCCTCGACCGCGTCGCCGAGCAGTCCGGCCACATCGCCGCCCTGCTCGACAACGACATGCCCCGCTCCCTGATCGACTCCGCCGCCGACGTCGGCGTGGACCTGCTGCCCGGCATCGGCGACCTCGACCCCGACTGCGACTGCCCCGGCTGGGAGCTCCCGTGCCGCCACGCCGCCGCACTCGCGTTCCAGGTCGGCTGGCTGCTCGACGCCGACCCGTTCGTCCTGCTGCTGCTGAAGGGAAAACCGGAACACGAACTGCTCGACGCGCTGCGCTCCCGCGTCGCCGGCCCCGTCGGCACCAGAACACCTGTGGTGGTTTCCGACGTTGTCGCAGGTGAGCTGCCTGCTCGTCCTTCATTGCCGACCACCACACCTGTGGTGCTCGCGGTCGAGCCGCCGCCGGGGTTCGACGCCGCGGAACTGGTGGCGTTGATGGAGATCGCCGCGACCCGCGCCCGCGCACTGCTGCGTTCGGGCACTCTCGAAGGGTGA
- a CDS encoding TetR/AcrR family transcriptional regulator has translation MIEHTGSGDPARTLALLWRTQERTSRKGKPDLSVDRIVQAGIAIADTDGLKALSMRRVAESLGVGTMSLYTYVPGKGELIDVMVDTVQQATGRAEAGGWREHLAYVARENLALHRRHPWLLQVAPSRTVLGPQVAAKYDFELRGLEGIGLSDVEMDSVLNLVLGHVQNSARGLTAAALTEKETGLTDQQWWDAAAPVLMTVFDPARYPVAARVGGAVGEAHQSAYSPEHSFEFGLEMILDGVAKLISARRVG, from the coding sequence GTGATCGAACACACGGGCAGCGGTGACCCGGCGCGCACGCTGGCGTTGCTGTGGCGCACCCAGGAGCGGACCAGCCGCAAGGGCAAGCCGGACCTGAGCGTGGACCGGATCGTGCAGGCGGGCATCGCGATCGCCGACACCGACGGCCTCAAGGCGCTGTCCATGCGCCGGGTCGCGGAGTCGCTGGGCGTGGGCACGATGTCGCTCTACACCTACGTGCCCGGCAAGGGCGAGCTGATCGACGTCATGGTCGACACCGTGCAGCAGGCCACCGGCCGCGCGGAGGCCGGCGGCTGGCGCGAGCACCTGGCGTACGTGGCGCGGGAGAACCTGGCGCTGCACCGGCGGCACCCGTGGTTGCTGCAGGTGGCGCCGTCCCGCACGGTGCTGGGCCCGCAGGTGGCGGCGAAGTACGACTTCGAGCTGCGCGGCCTGGAGGGCATCGGCCTGTCGGACGTGGAGATGGACTCGGTGCTCAACCTGGTGCTGGGCCACGTGCAGAACTCGGCGCGGGGGCTGACGGCGGCGGCGCTGACCGAGAAGGAGACGGGCCTGACCGACCAGCAGTGGTGGGACGCGGCGGCGCCGGTGCTGATGACGGTGTTCGACCCGGCCCGCTACCCGGTGGCGGCACGGGTGGGCGGCGCGGTGGGTGAGGCGCACCAGAGCGCGTACAGCCCGGAGCACTCGTTCGAGTTCGGCCTGGAGATGATCCTGGACGGAGTCGCGAAGCTGATCTCGGCGCGCCGGGTAGGTTGA
- a CDS encoding DUF3626 domain-containing protein, with protein MAIGSVAGADAIAHVAARSTGPPLPRDLRVTLNFHPGHGVLAALARDGVYRSQFETGTSNGGLTAHPGGARWEWESRLFGGAYDHAPPAARPKYGALNHRRSQFGGAPRFGSAHLRLTEGVLDRTTFCYPDSVFEPVDFGTAHHMPLIALADAGTAAPLDDYIEAHVHGPVTLDDVEALVLDPSFRDTEVDEAAHDLGTAVEWHNGFRMSTTDLDPTFRTPESVASGREIAENGYLTPHVLAKATADPQVTKHLWHHLAHTALTAPAPPP; from the coding sequence ATGGCTATCGGAAGCGTTGCCGGTGCTGACGCCATCGCGCACGTCGCCGCCCGCTCCACCGGCCCACCCCTGCCACGCGACCTGCGCGTCACGCTGAACTTCCACCCCGGCCACGGCGTCCTCGCCGCGCTCGCCCGCGACGGCGTCTACCGGTCCCAGTTCGAGACCGGCACCAGCAACGGCGGCCTCACCGCCCACCCCGGCGGCGCCCGCTGGGAGTGGGAGAGCCGGCTCTTCGGCGGCGCCTACGACCACGCACCACCGGCGGCCAGACCCAAGTACGGCGCCCTCAACCACCGCCGCAGCCAGTTCGGCGGCGCCCCGAGGTTCGGCTCGGCCCACCTGCGCCTCACCGAAGGCGTCCTCGACCGCACCACCTTCTGCTACCCCGACAGCGTCTTCGAGCCCGTCGACTTCGGCACCGCCCACCACATGCCGCTGATCGCCCTGGCCGACGCCGGCACCGCAGCCCCGCTCGACGACTACATCGAGGCCCACGTCCACGGCCCGGTCACCCTCGACGACGTCGAAGCGCTCGTCCTCGACCCGTCCTTCCGCGACACCGAGGTCGACGAAGCCGCACACGACCTCGGCACCGCGGTCGAGTGGCACAACGGGTTCCGGATGTCCACAACAGACCTCGACCCCACCTTCCGCACCCCCGAGTCCGTCGCGTCAGGACGGGAGATCGCGGAAAACGGCTACCTCACCCCGCACGTCCTCGCCAAGGCCACAGCCGACCCCCAGGTCACGAAGCACCTGTGGCACCACCTGGCGCATACAGCGCTGACAGCTCCCGCACCACCGCCGTGA
- a CDS encoding RNA polymerase sigma factor — protein sequence MTETTERADVGPPPDPRLWEQIAQGDHAAFTELFERHAEAVWNYAYRLTASWSQAEDLLSATFLTAWRTRGEARLVRDSALPWLYTVTANRARTEWRASRRALRLVGRLAPQPERDHADDVAARTDAQRRLAQVVAAIAKLPPSEREIAQLCLLGDVSTADAAALLGITESSVRSRVARTRARLRDLTGEQA from the coding sequence ATGACTGAGACGACCGAGCGAGCGGACGTGGGACCGCCGCCGGACCCGCGGCTGTGGGAGCAGATCGCCCAGGGCGACCACGCCGCGTTCACCGAGCTGTTCGAACGGCACGCCGAGGCGGTGTGGAACTACGCCTACCGCCTGACCGCCTCCTGGTCGCAGGCGGAGGACCTGCTCTCGGCCACCTTCCTGACCGCGTGGCGCACGCGCGGCGAGGCCCGGCTCGTGCGCGACTCGGCACTGCCGTGGCTCTACACGGTGACCGCGAACCGCGCCCGCACCGAGTGGCGTGCCTCCCGCCGCGCACTGCGGCTGGTCGGCAGGCTCGCCCCGCAACCGGAACGCGACCACGCCGACGACGTCGCCGCCCGCACCGACGCCCAGCGCCGCCTGGCCCAGGTCGTCGCCGCGATCGCGAAGCTGCCCCCGTCCGAACGCGAGATCGCCCAGCTCTGCCTGCTCGGCGACGTGTCCACCGCCGACGCCGCCGCCCTGCTGGGCATCACCGAGTCGAGCGTCCGTTCCCGCGTCGCCCGCACCCGTGCCCGGCTGCGCGACCTGACCGGTGAGCAGGCGTGA
- a CDS encoding SDR family oxidoreductase encodes MAVVVVTGAGSGVGRAAARTLLGAGFQVALAGRKEDPLRETAEGFAGSTLVVPTDVSREDSVSALFEAVVAKWGRVDVLFNNAGTNVRATPVEEFSLSAWEKVVAVNLTGAFLCAREAFKVMKTHGGGRIINNGSISATVPRPHAVAYNATKHAMTGLTKTLSLEGRAHNIACGQIDIGNAATALTERMGQGVLQADFEVRPEPTFDVQHVADAVLYQARLPLNANVQFMTVMATAMPYIGRG; translated from the coding sequence ATGGCGGTCGTGGTCGTGACGGGAGCGGGTTCCGGGGTGGGTCGCGCGGCGGCGCGGACGTTGCTCGGAGCGGGTTTCCAGGTGGCGCTCGCCGGCCGCAAGGAGGACCCGCTGCGCGAGACCGCCGAGGGGTTCGCCGGCAGCACGCTGGTCGTGCCGACCGATGTGTCGCGGGAGGACTCGGTAAGCGCTCTCTTCGAGGCGGTGGTGGCGAAGTGGGGCCGGGTGGACGTGCTGTTCAACAACGCGGGCACCAACGTGCGCGCGACGCCGGTCGAGGAGTTCAGCCTCAGCGCGTGGGAGAAGGTCGTCGCGGTGAACCTGACGGGTGCGTTCCTGTGCGCGCGTGAGGCGTTCAAGGTGATGAAGACCCACGGCGGCGGGCGGATCATCAACAACGGCTCGATCTCGGCGACCGTGCCGCGCCCGCACGCCGTGGCCTACAACGCGACCAAGCACGCGATGACCGGGCTGACCAAGACGCTGTCGCTGGAGGGCCGGGCGCACAACATCGCGTGCGGGCAGATCGACATCGGCAACGCGGCCACCGCGCTGACCGAGCGGATGGGGCAGGGCGTGCTGCAGGCGGACTTCGAGGTGCGGCCCGAGCCGACGTTCGACGTGCAGCACGTGGCCGACGCGGTGCTGTACCAGGCCCGGTTGCCGCTCAACGCCAACGTGCAGTTCATGACCGTGATGGCCACGGCCATGCCCTACATCGGCCGGGGTTAG